A single Tachypleus tridentatus isolate NWPU-2018 chromosome 9, ASM421037v1, whole genome shotgun sequence DNA region contains:
- the LOC143226548 gene encoding uncharacterized protein LOC143226548: MYTNESAPESIQYTGASNILSVGNGTEGSTTTTFTNISGLTSGVPTRTTPTVTPTTLKNIETLFELQSIPPAPMEHQHQAGFVPPVVNVSTSYQPLPIIKQEEDPEWMASVHSQSTCNSFFSEDSLSMSPPPAVTTTSASKPRNSGGRRPKNEKVSPEEEERRRVRRERNKLAAARCRKRRLDHTNNLLKETDGLEKKRLALQNEIQLLTSQKEELDFLLTAHKATCKLVTTHRAVDNGKGSSDSLLLKNGPNPSCGDGISIRSKPVSRPTSLPVSSTYLCSSGLPTTGIFNMDSLMEGGTGLTPVSSGATVVISCSGQQRNSGSELSSPDSVNPPKLVSL; encoded by the exons ATGTATACGAATGAAAGTGCCCCAGAATCAATACAGTATACAGGAGCCAGCAATATCTTATCTGTAGGAAATGGAACAGAAGGTTCAACAACAACGACG ttCACAAACATTAGTGGCCTTACATCTGGTGTTCCTACTCGTACAACTCCTACTGTGACTCCGACAACCCTGAAGAATATTGAAACTCTCTTTGAACTACAGTCCATCCCTCCAGCCCCAATGGAACATCAACACCAGGCAGGATTTGTCCCTCCTGTTGTGAATGTTTCAACATCATATCAACCTCTTCCTATAATCAAGCAGGAAGAAGATCCAGAGTGGATGGCCTCAGTCCATAGCCAATCTACCTGTAACAGCTTCTTTTCAGAAGATTCACTATCCATGTCTCCTCCACCTGCAGTAACAACTACCTCGGCATCGAAGCCCCGCAACTCAGGGGGCAGGAGACCCAAAAATGAGAAG GTGTCACCAGAAGAAGAGGAACGAAGGAGAGTCCGTCGAGAACGAAACAAACTAGCTGCTGCCAGGTGTAGAAAACGAAGATTAGACCACACAAACAACCTTTTAAAA GAAACTGATGGTCTAGAAAAAAAACGACTGGctttacaaaatgaaattcagTTACTGACATCGCAGAAGGAGGAGCTTGACTTTCTATTGACAGCCCACAAAGCCACTTGCAAGCTGGTCACCACACACAGAGCTGTTGATAATGGGAAGGGGTCATCTGATAGTCTACTATTAAAAAATGGGCCTAACCCTTCATGTGGAGATGGAATCTCTATCAGATCAAAACCAGTTTCTAGGCCAACATCTCTTCCAGTGTCATCCACATATCTGTGCTCTTCAGGTCTTCCAACCACGGGGATATTCAACATGGATTCTTTAATGGAAGGGGGAACTGGACTGACACCTGTATCATCTGGAGCTACAGTCGTGATTTCATGTTCAGGACAACAGAGGAACTCCGGTAGTGAATTGTCCAGTCCAGACAGTGTGAATCCTCCTAAACTGGTGTCTCTGTGA